One Paraglaciecola mesophila genomic region harbors:
- a CDS encoding sulfatase-like hydrolase/transferase — protein MLRVKLRYFIPAAVLLFNIFASASQAKSQPNILWIITDDQRPDSIQAYNRATRGTDEGELGFVLSPNIDQLASEGVMFTNAYNNSPTCGPSRTSMHTGRYPFRNGKYAWEHTHQEADFVRPAVSQQLRTAGYSTAIIGKTHHGISEALNQKSHIFDLEIEFNRDLLLHGFGGWYSSGSHGLEDAVLKRRDSFEKVFYPDGRSKEFVLSKKDRALNEQEQSIKQGVEQEFDILRAYTRINTGLILGGVNPQPAGKTVDGYIVKEFENYLANSGKQYESFSGRQVNGPDENKPTFVNLGFHLPHTPVLPPKSFRDQFKDRDYTLPNFDTQELGTFTTQQLQIYNEAKSDGMTKEDQLQAVRDYYAFTAYGDALIGEAVEAFKAHSAKQGREYVIVLTVGDHGWHLGQQGIMGKFGSWQASLNGAAIVVSSDKKTYPPGKIVTDLVEYVDFAPTLMEAAQINTQEKQYDYLDGVDLAKVANGEAPERDYILGEMNLVCGYRAYLRTDDFAFSMRTRDKRTPARVPDLNEDITWALTTSPLNAEMALYDLRVDPKERKNVAYTVEYIELAEWFRRKLGNIVLGDGRVEMDWSTKNAYNVSQFASGADDKKIDIPANIIPKDGVTNPQRFNL, from the coding sequence ATGCTACGAGTTAAGTTGCGCTACTTCATTCCTGCTGCAGTGCTATTGTTCAACATTTTCGCCAGTGCTTCACAAGCTAAAAGCCAACCCAATATTCTCTGGATCATAACGGACGATCAGCGTCCCGATTCAATACAAGCCTATAACCGTGCCACCCGAGGTACTGATGAAGGCGAGTTGGGTTTTGTGCTTTCGCCAAACATAGATCAACTCGCTAGCGAAGGGGTGATGTTTACCAATGCCTATAACAATTCTCCCACATGTGGGCCATCAAGAACCTCTATGCATACTGGTCGGTATCCGTTTAGAAACGGCAAGTACGCGTGGGAGCATACCCACCAAGAAGCTGACTTTGTGCGCCCCGCTGTCTCCCAGCAGCTTCGAACCGCAGGCTACAGTACGGCCATTATAGGTAAAACACATCACGGAATTAGTGAAGCACTAAATCAAAAGAGTCATATTTTTGATCTAGAAATTGAATTCAACCGAGATTTGCTGCTGCATGGCTTTGGCGGCTGGTACTCCAGCGGCTCTCATGGGTTAGAAGATGCCGTATTAAAACGCAGAGATTCTTTCGAAAAGGTCTTTTACCCTGATGGTCGAAGCAAAGAATTTGTTTTATCAAAAAAAGACCGAGCGCTAAATGAGCAAGAACAGTCGATAAAACAAGGTGTAGAACAAGAATTTGACATTTTACGGGCATACACTCGTATCAATACAGGATTAATACTAGGTGGGGTTAACCCGCAACCCGCTGGTAAAACCGTGGATGGCTATATTGTTAAAGAGTTTGAAAATTATTTAGCCAATAGCGGTAAACAGTACGAGAGTTTTTCTGGACGTCAGGTTAACGGCCCAGATGAAAATAAACCGACCTTTGTTAACCTTGGTTTTCACTTACCTCATACGCCCGTCTTACCTCCGAAATCGTTCCGTGATCAATTTAAAGATCGTGATTACACATTACCGAATTTTGACACCCAAGAGTTAGGCACTTTTACCACTCAGCAATTACAGATTTATAATGAGGCGAAGTCCGACGGCATGACCAAGGAAGATCAATTGCAGGCTGTTCGCGACTACTACGCGTTTACCGCATACGGCGACGCCCTTATCGGGGAAGCTGTCGAAGCATTCAAAGCCCATTCAGCTAAGCAAGGTCGTGAATATGTTATCGTGCTTACTGTCGGTGATCACGGCTGGCATCTTGGGCAACAAGGTATCATGGGTAAATTTGGCTCTTGGCAAGCATCATTAAACGGCGCAGCCATTGTAGTCTCATCAGATAAGAAGACATACCCACCAGGCAAAATCGTTACTGACCTTGTTGAATACGTAGATTTTGCGCCAACCCTGATGGAAGCAGCCCAAATCAATACGCAAGAGAAGCAGTATGATTACTTGGATGGCGTTGACCTAGCCAAAGTCGCCAACGGTGAAGCGCCTGAACGGGATTATATACTCGGTGAAATGAATCTAGTTTGTGGCTACCGAGCCTATCTGCGTACGGATGACTTTGCGTTTTCCATGCGTACTCGAGATAAACGCACCCCAGCACGCGTGCCAGATTTAAACGAAGATATAACTTGGGCACTGACGACAAGTCCATTAAATGCGGAAATGGCGTTATACGACTTGCGGGTTGATCCAAAAGAGAGGAAAAATGTTGCTTATACAGTGGAATATATAGAGTTAGCGGAATGGTTCCGTCGCAAGCTAGGAAATATCGTATTAGGTGACGGTCGCGTGGAAATGGATTGGTCGACAAAAAATGCTTACAACGTGAGTCAATTTGCCTCAGGCGCGGATGATAAAAAGATCGACATCCCAGCCAATATTATTCCAAAAGATGGAGTGACCAACCCTCAACGCTTTAACTTATAG
- a CDS encoding SDR family NAD(P)-dependent oxidoreductase, with amino-acid sequence MNNFFSVAGKIAVVTGGSSGIGAMIARGFVENGVKTYITSRKLEQLEQTATELSSLGECIAVQSDLSTMAGVEAFAEEMLKREPKIDILINNAGAAWGAPVEEFPESGWDKVMDLNVKSIFFLSQRLLPALRLAGDANEPSRIVNIASVNGLTHPHMNNYSYSASKAAVIQLTRHMAADIRPTNVNINAIAPGFFPSKMTKHALAHEQEIMAGLPARKVGELADVAGTAIYLCSKASNYVCGHTVVLDGGQVANAG; translated from the coding sequence ATGAATAATTTTTTTTCAGTGGCTGGCAAGATTGCAGTCGTAACCGGAGGCTCAAGTGGCATAGGTGCCATGATCGCCCGTGGTTTTGTGGAAAATGGCGTAAAAACCTATATTACATCACGCAAACTTGAACAGCTTGAGCAAACCGCTACTGAGCTATCAAGTTTAGGCGAGTGCATCGCTGTGCAGTCTGATTTATCCACCATGGCTGGGGTTGAGGCATTCGCTGAAGAGATGCTTAAACGCGAGCCGAAAATAGACATTCTCATCAACAACGCAGGGGCCGCATGGGGCGCGCCAGTTGAAGAGTTTCCAGAATCTGGCTGGGATAAAGTCATGGATTTGAATGTGAAATCTATTTTCTTCTTGAGTCAACGATTACTGCCCGCACTTCGTTTAGCGGGCGACGCGAACGAGCCGTCACGGATAGTCAACATTGCCTCTGTTAATGGCCTCACTCACCCTCACATGAACAATTATTCGTATTCTGCCAGTAAGGCTGCGGTTATCCAATTGACACGCCATATGGCTGCTGATATTCGCCCAACCAACGTCAACATTAACGCCATTGCCCCTGGGTTTTTCCCTAGCAAGATGACAAAACACGCCTTGGCCCATGAACAAGAAATAATGGCAGGGCTCCCTGCGCGTAAAGTGGGTGAACTGGCAGATGTAGCTGGCACCGCAATTTATCTTTGCTCTAAAGCGAGCAATTACGTCTGCGGCCATACTGTCGTGTTAGACGGCGGCCAAGTCGCTAATGCAGGTTAA
- a CDS encoding TonB-dependent receptor — MKANRLSKIAIAVATGLLCSTVNAQETEQEPQAVEVIQVKGIRGSLTSAMDIKRDASGVVDAISAEDIGKFPDTNLAESLQRVTGVSIDRTNNEGNQVTVRGFGPSFNLVTLNNRQMPNSSALAGAGISRSFNFREIAAESVSGVEVYKTGRANVSSGGIGATINIKTARPFEMEEFVAAWSAKGVMDTSVTTGDDITPEVAGMISKTFNDRKFGVLASLSYSERDSHIDRIGTQGWGRGYPGQANPDTSAIDTDKNPTLATWRTPTVDLDDANYSRDRLNGQLVLQFAPSDTLTATLDYVVSRLEENGKMNRMSFWFDNVEEGAADANGTIINPSRSNDELNFWAWEYNFETENDSIGANFEWQATDALNFTLDLHDSTSHANPGALPAERLANLKNPFGTLAPVHISADFSGDTPTAFYDDSALEGGAYSPENIEGDLYQERGYEIENNIQQIQFSGEWKNMSDGALDSVQFGFAHTKYDVDTGNIYSANFALGNGALNTDELEFELQPGGVGYEYLPIYSANQFLDLVKEQGLYNEADIQKNGISEETTAAFASFDFITEFNDMPVNANFGLRYEETDVESYSVQRPVIGFNWITPIQLSKILADEEVSETLEGAYEHFLPNLDISLGITDELTARFSYSVTVARSSIGAMFPSTNINLHRSGGPFRASQGNPNLLPYESENFDLSLEYYYDEGSYVSIGHFRKQVDNFIASGQTESEIISPAGPLTDPSVNPRGNCPEGSEQNPVDACVSIASDPVIIWEITSPQNLNETRVYGWEFNVQHLFGDTGFGGVVNYTMVNSEDEYDIYSLENDFALSGLSDSANLVLFYEQDDYQVRAAYNWRDDFLLTGGLEPTFTEAYSQLDISASYDINDHLSVFFEGINVTDESTRRHGRFSNQLIDYEVYGPRYNLGVRGKF; from the coding sequence ATGAAAGCCAATAGACTCAGTAAAATCGCTATCGCCGTTGCTACAGGGTTGTTATGCAGCACCGTTAATGCTCAAGAAACAGAGCAAGAACCTCAGGCTGTTGAGGTCATTCAAGTAAAAGGTATCCGTGGTTCGTTAACGTCAGCGATGGATATAAAGCGTGACGCTTCCGGCGTCGTTGATGCTATCTCTGCTGAAGATATCGGAAAATTCCCCGACACAAACCTAGCTGAATCACTGCAACGTGTTACGGGTGTTTCCATCGACCGAACCAACAACGAAGGTAACCAAGTGACGGTGCGTGGTTTCGGGCCAAGCTTTAACTTAGTGACCTTGAACAACCGCCAAATGCCAAACTCTTCTGCACTTGCAGGTGCTGGCATATCCCGTAGTTTTAACTTTCGTGAGATTGCCGCAGAAAGCGTTTCCGGTGTTGAGGTATATAAAACGGGCCGAGCCAATGTCAGCTCAGGCGGGATCGGAGCCACGATCAACATTAAAACGGCCCGCCCTTTTGAAATGGAAGAGTTTGTTGCCGCTTGGAGTGCAAAAGGCGTAATGGACACCAGTGTTACAACAGGTGACGACATCACCCCAGAAGTAGCGGGAATGATCAGTAAAACCTTCAACGATAGAAAATTCGGTGTGCTTGCATCACTTTCTTATTCAGAGCGTGACAGCCATATAGACCGTATTGGCACCCAAGGTTGGGGCCGTGGCTACCCAGGGCAAGCCAATCCTGATACCAGCGCCATTGATACGGATAAAAACCCAACGCTGGCAACGTGGCGCACACCTACGGTAGATTTAGACGATGCGAATTACAGTCGTGACCGTTTGAACGGCCAGCTTGTGCTGCAATTTGCTCCCAGTGACACACTGACCGCGACACTGGATTATGTTGTTTCACGATTAGAAGAAAACGGCAAAATGAACCGAATGAGCTTTTGGTTCGATAACGTTGAAGAGGGTGCAGCGGATGCCAATGGTACTATTATTAACCCTAGTAGAAGTAACGACGAACTGAACTTCTGGGCTTGGGAATATAACTTTGAAACAGAAAATGACTCCATCGGTGCTAACTTTGAATGGCAAGCAACAGATGCACTTAACTTCACCTTAGATTTACATGACTCGACGTCTCATGCCAACCCAGGGGCTTTGCCGGCCGAGCGTCTAGCGAACTTAAAGAATCCATTTGGAACATTAGCCCCAGTCCATATCAGTGCTGATTTTAGCGGCGATACTCCCACCGCTTTCTACGACGATAGCGCACTTGAAGGCGGGGCATATTCCCCCGAAAACATCGAGGGCGACTTATATCAAGAACGTGGCTATGAAATCGAAAATAACATTCAGCAGATTCAATTTAGTGGTGAATGGAAGAACATGAGTGACGGTGCGCTTGATAGTGTGCAGTTTGGATTCGCCCACACTAAATATGACGTGGACACAGGCAACATTTATAGCGCTAACTTTGCACTTGGAAATGGTGCGCTGAACACCGATGAGCTAGAATTTGAATTGCAGCCTGGTGGCGTGGGTTACGAGTACCTACCGATTTACAGCGCCAATCAGTTTCTTGATTTAGTTAAAGAACAAGGCCTATATAACGAAGCTGATATTCAAAAGAACGGTATATCAGAAGAAACCACAGCAGCTTTTGCATCGTTCGACTTCATAACCGAATTTAACGATATGCCGGTCAACGCCAATTTTGGCCTTCGCTACGAAGAAACCGATGTAGAATCTTACTCAGTTCAGCGACCCGTTATCGGCTTTAACTGGATAACGCCAATTCAGTTATCAAAAATTCTTGCCGACGAGGAAGTATCAGAAACGTTGGAGGGCGCTTACGAGCACTTCTTGCCGAACCTTGATATAAGTTTGGGGATCACAGATGAATTAACGGCAAGATTCTCTTACAGTGTCACCGTGGCTCGCAGCAGTATCGGCGCCATGTTCCCCTCTACCAATATCAACCTACACCGCTCAGGTGGTCCGTTTCGCGCCTCACAGGGCAACCCCAACCTGTTGCCATATGAGTCAGAAAATTTCGATTTATCATTAGAATATTATTATGACGAAGGTAGCTATGTGTCAATCGGACACTTCCGTAAACAAGTGGATAACTTTATCGCCTCAGGGCAAACAGAGAGCGAAATAATTAGTCCTGCGGGACCGCTTACCGACCCAAGCGTTAACCCACGAGGAAATTGCCCTGAAGGCTCAGAGCAAAATCCAGTTGATGCGTGCGTCTCCATCGCAAGCGATCCTGTGATCATTTGGGAAATCACGTCGCCTCAGAACCTTAACGAAACACGTGTATATGGCTGGGAATTCAATGTACAGCATCTTTTCGGTGACACAGGTTTTGGAGGCGTAGTTAACTACACTATGGTCAATAGTGAAGACGAATATGATATTTATTCTCTTGAAAATGATTTTGCACTATCTGGTTTAAGTGATTCAGCAAACCTAGTGCTGTTCTACGAACAAGATGACTATCAAGTTCGCGCTGCTTACAACTGGCGGGATGACTTCCTACTAACCGGCGGTCTGGAACCCACTTTTACCGAAGCTTACAGTCAGCTTGATATTTCCGCTAGCTACGACATTAACGACCACTTATCTGTATTCTTTGAAGGGATCAACGTGACAGATGAAAGTACCCGCCGTCATGGCCGCTTTAGCAATCAACTGATTGATTATGAAGTATATGGCCCCCGTTATAACCTAGGTGTACGCGGTAAGTTTTAA
- a CDS encoding anhydro-N-acetylmuramic acid kinase, producing the protein MNKHIEKLYNSAKKPSRLVIGLMSGTSLDGLDVALCKIEGQGSDTKVEVLEFTTVDYTQNYKSKIKSVFAKRQVDLQQVTLLHPWVGVLHGQMVNQCLADWGVNASEIDAIASHGQTIYHCPLRQHGLPEFGNATLQIGDADHLAVTTGITTLGDFRQKHIAAGGEGAPLAVYGDYLFFTSRQENRILLNMGGIANLTYLPKTADSSAVFSSDTGPGNTIMDAFVQQHFAPLQYDKDSAIARQGTVHSGLLSALLEHEFFTLNFPKTTGPEVFNLGYLAAAQQRSSTQELGLEDVLATLNVFSATTIANALNNAAAELGEFNVYASGGGIHNPLLMEHILNLCPRVSEVRDTSELGIHPDAKEAVLFAILANECLVGGQQAFGNIEQGIPNVTMGKISFAD; encoded by the coding sequence ATGAATAAGCACATAGAAAAACTGTATAACAGTGCCAAAAAGCCCTCTCGCCTGGTTATTGGATTAATGAGCGGTACTTCTTTGGATGGACTAGATGTAGCCTTATGCAAAATTGAAGGGCAGGGTAGTGATACCAAAGTAGAGGTGCTCGAATTTACCACCGTGGATTACACCCAGAACTATAAAAGTAAAATAAAAAGTGTGTTTGCCAAACGTCAGGTTGATCTGCAGCAAGTCACCTTGTTGCACCCATGGGTGGGGGTTTTACATGGCCAAATGGTCAATCAATGTTTAGCTGACTGGGGAGTAAATGCATCAGAAATAGATGCGATTGCCAGTCACGGGCAAACTATTTATCACTGCCCTTTGCGCCAGCACGGACTACCTGAATTTGGAAACGCGACGTTGCAAATTGGCGATGCAGATCATTTAGCGGTCACTACGGGCATTACCACCCTAGGAGACTTTCGGCAAAAACACATCGCGGCAGGAGGCGAGGGCGCGCCTTTAGCTGTTTATGGTGATTATCTGTTTTTCACCAGTAGACAGGAAAATCGTATTTTATTGAACATGGGGGGGATCGCGAATTTAACGTATTTGCCTAAAACCGCAGATTCAAGTGCGGTGTTTAGTTCAGATACCGGCCCAGGTAACACCATAATGGATGCGTTCGTTCAGCAACACTTTGCGCCACTGCAGTATGATAAAGACAGTGCGATTGCACGTCAGGGCACGGTGCACTCTGGGTTATTGAGTGCATTATTAGAGCACGAGTTTTTTACCTTAAATTTTCCAAAAACCACAGGGCCAGAAGTATTTAACTTAGGCTATTTGGCGGCAGCGCAGCAACGCTCTTCTACGCAAGAATTAGGGCTTGAAGACGTTTTAGCCACCTTAAACGTGTTTTCAGCAACCACGATCGCCAATGCCCTGAATAATGCCGCTGCTGAGTTAGGCGAATTCAACGTGTACGCCAGTGGTGGTGGTATTCACAATCCCTTGTTGATGGAACATATATTAAATTTATGTCCCAGAGTGTCAGAGGTGCGTGATACCAGCGAGTTGGGTATTCATCCTGATGCGAAAGAAGCCGTGCTGTTTGCGATACTCGCCAACGAGTGCTTGGTAGGGGGGCAACAAGCGTTTGGTAATATCGAGCAAGGGATCCCGAATGTGACAATGGGCAAAATTAGTTTTGCTGATTAG
- a CDS encoding DUF2956 family protein, whose translation MSLWNNGCSLSNNEKAEQKAKQPQDNPAEPQAEIANNSSTNYLPRILLALSWAGFITYFIWQ comes from the coding sequence ATGTCGCTCTGGAATAACGGTTGCTCTCTTTCAAATAATGAGAAGGCAGAGCAAAAGGCCAAACAACCCCAAGATAATCCGGCCGAGCCCCAAGCAGAAATCGCGAATAATTCATCGACAAATTATCTCCCCCGGATTCTGTTAGCACTAAGCTGGGCTGGCTTTATCACTTATTTTATATGGCAGTGA
- a CDS encoding DUF599 domain-containing protein translates to MDDLKNIVLLLSWVDYLGIALFFSCWMGYRFVLERGETGRKGLIGITHEYRLQWAMESAAREIPVACAGLTSNLMASVSFYASTTIYIIAGLFALVGSVERLLSFSEDMPFAQAVSSGLIELKLILLIVIFVNAYFKFTWSLRQFNFLCILIGGSPYHGNMPSEEYRVNTAKRMARVNSCAGNEFNRGIRSYYYGIAASTWFLHPVAFIVATIWVTYILYVRDFHSPVLEILRDTYPPELRAYTLDGEEKGVNSQ, encoded by the coding sequence ATGGATGACTTAAAGAACATTGTTTTGCTTTTATCCTGGGTGGATTACTTGGGCATTGCGTTATTTTTTAGCTGTTGGATGGGCTATCGCTTTGTACTCGAGCGCGGCGAAACAGGGCGTAAAGGCTTGATAGGTATTACCCATGAATATCGCTTGCAGTGGGCGATGGAATCTGCCGCGCGTGAAATCCCCGTTGCCTGTGCAGGTCTCACCAGTAACTTAATGGCCAGTGTGTCGTTTTATGCCTCTACTACTATCTATATTATTGCTGGTTTGTTCGCCTTGGTGGGCTCGGTAGAACGTTTGTTAAGCTTTTCCGAAGACATGCCGTTTGCACAGGCGGTATCGAGTGGGTTGATTGAACTTAAACTGATTTTACTTATTGTTATTTTTGTCAATGCGTACTTTAAATTCACTTGGTCACTAAGGCAGTTCAACTTCTTGTGTATTCTAATCGGTGGGAGCCCATATCATGGCAACATGCCGTCAGAAGAATACCGCGTTAATACGGCTAAAAGAATGGCGCGGGTGAATTCCTGTGCTGGGAATGAGTTTAACCGCGGGATCCGGTCATATTATTATGGTATTGCCGCTTCCACTTGGTTTTTACATCCGGTGGCATTTATCGTGGCAACCATTTGGGTTACTTATATTCTTTACGTACGCGACTTTCATTCTCCTGTACTAGAAATATTAAGAGACACGTATCCACCCGAGTTAAGAGCCTATACGTTAGACGGTGAAGAAAAAGGTGTGAACAGTCAATAA
- the sugE gene encoding quaternary ammonium compound efflux SMR transporter SugE codes for MNWIILVIAGLFEVVWAIGLKYSDGFSKLWPSLLTLVAMAISFSLLSIAMKTLPAGTAYAVWVVIGLVGTAIVGIVMLNEPVNLWRVMSLLTITAGVIGLKLSS; via the coding sequence ATGAACTGGATTATTTTGGTCATAGCAGGTCTCTTCGAAGTGGTGTGGGCAATTGGGCTTAAATACAGTGACGGTTTCAGTAAATTATGGCCATCCCTATTGACCCTGGTTGCCATGGCTATCAGTTTTAGTTTGCTCAGCATTGCGATGAAAACACTCCCCGCTGGTACGGCTTATGCGGTGTGGGTTGTCATTGGCTTGGTGGGTACGGCTATCGTTGGTATTGTTATGCTCAATGAACCAGTCAATCTTTGGCGAGTGATGAGTTTACTCACTATTACAGCAGGTGTCATTGGGTTAAAACTAAGCAGTTAA
- a CDS encoding TonB-dependent receptor plug domain-containing protein — protein MNHKTYVTKLQRHTLLPVTMAVSAALFSHAPMAQEPSLAKDNTEVISITGSRIQRTELVSSSAVASVDEVQIKLDRAVNVEDITTKLPQAAAGANSTGSTVGDSFGSSTIDLRGLGQNRTLVLIDGTRAVPFSFRNSVDVNMIPTGLIKRVDVLTGGAAAVYGADAVSGVVNFILNDSFNGAEFSSSYETADGGNETFNVEGIFGGDIADGAGHITGYLGYSERKELLAGERDYAMQNANSIINTGGYYTDLASGNAFAINALGNLVDERQTTSSTADLYLTQPMKRLSSGLLFDFDLSEDTTAYGRVMYSQVTVEGAGASGQAPISVNQEVTLTADNAFLSDEMRNRLTFDANGNAQVNVERNLGLGVQRTKAERDSIQMQMGIKGDINDYLRFDVYGQYGKTDETATLYNNAYTVDGAGNNRFAALANTVDIFDPNLDLASFSDPLIYTTRERTQSVLAATLSGDSSAVFELPDGPIDFAIGYEYRKETGEQTPGDAFRNGTSFATVSAFDMDASFDSEEFYAEVLVPVVSDVAFAKEVSIEGAYRVSEYSNTEAEDTYKIGLNWAINDDLRLRANKLTAFRAPNLGEFASPISGLSLALFDQTSDQFVARFAGRYNGDPCLLGTGDAAQCERYGAPEVGTPFDSTTAEYTYGGNPDIKPEQAESETVGLVYTPEYIEGFDVSIDYYHIDISDAVSQIQPGAALQSCYIDNPDANNPLCGAVLRDPTTGFISTAIVNDFNLAAIEQSGIDIATNYVIDAPDAIGGTFKFSYQGNLVTKQTRQNNATVAAIDCKGTYGSACSGDFASVLQADYKHRATLDWHLDSMNFQLGWRRIGDVDYASDRSTSISAQDYVDFAASWQATEQLVLNFGIDNMFDKQPPIPVAGANHFNTVSDYDVIGRTIGLAVRYAPSL, from the coding sequence ATGAATCACAAAACCTATGTTACTAAGCTTCAACGTCACACCTTACTTCCTGTCACCATGGCAGTCAGCGCTGCTCTTTTTAGCCATGCCCCTATGGCACAAGAGCCAAGCCTAGCGAAAGATAACACTGAAGTTATTTCTATAACTGGGTCAAGAATTCAGCGTACAGAACTTGTTTCCAGTAGCGCAGTAGCCAGTGTTGATGAGGTACAAATAAAGTTAGATCGTGCTGTAAATGTAGAAGATATTACCACTAAACTTCCTCAAGCGGCAGCAGGCGCGAACAGCACTGGCTCTACTGTTGGCGATTCATTTGGCTCATCCACTATTGACCTGCGCGGATTAGGACAAAACCGTACTCTGGTCTTAATCGACGGTACGCGGGCTGTGCCTTTTAGTTTTCGCAACTCGGTTGACGTCAACATGATCCCCACTGGATTAATTAAACGGGTGGACGTGCTCACCGGTGGAGCTGCTGCAGTATACGGCGCCGATGCAGTATCTGGGGTGGTTAACTTTATCCTAAACGATAGCTTTAATGGCGCTGAATTTTCAAGCAGCTATGAAACCGCTGATGGTGGCAACGAAACGTTTAATGTCGAAGGGATTTTTGGCGGTGATATTGCCGACGGCGCTGGCCATATCACTGGCTACCTTGGTTATTCTGAACGTAAAGAGTTGTTAGCCGGTGAGCGTGACTATGCGATGCAAAATGCGAACTCAATTATCAATACAGGTGGTTATTATACCGATCTTGCCTCCGGCAACGCTTTTGCGATTAATGCCTTAGGTAACCTAGTTGACGAACGCCAAACCACCAGCTCTACCGCCGACCTTTATCTGACGCAACCCATGAAACGTTTATCTAGTGGGCTGTTATTTGATTTTGATTTGTCAGAAGACACCACGGCCTATGGCCGCGTAATGTACTCGCAGGTCACTGTTGAGGGCGCAGGCGCAAGCGGCCAAGCCCCTATTTCAGTCAACCAAGAAGTCACCTTAACGGCTGACAACGCTTTTTTAAGCGATGAAATGCGCAACAGATTAACCTTCGATGCTAACGGCAATGCCCAAGTTAACGTTGAAAGAAATCTCGGCCTTGGTGTCCAGCGCACCAAAGCCGAACGAGATTCGATACAAATGCAAATGGGCATAAAAGGCGATATTAACGACTATCTTCGTTTTGATGTTTATGGTCAGTATGGTAAAACCGATGAAACCGCTACCCTATACAACAACGCCTATACCGTTGATGGAGCAGGTAATAACCGCTTCGCGGCCTTAGCCAACACTGTTGATATATTTGACCCAAATTTAGATTTAGCCAGCTTTAGTGACCCGCTGATTTACACCACCCGTGAGCGTACCCAAAGCGTACTTGCGGCAACCTTATCCGGCGATTCATCAGCTGTGTTTGAATTACCAGACGGCCCAATCGATTTTGCTATCGGCTATGAATATCGCAAAGAAACGGGTGAGCAGACCCCTGGTGATGCATTTAGAAATGGTACCAGTTTCGCGACGGTCAGTGCATTTGATATGGATGCCAGCTTTGACAGTGAAGAATTCTACGCTGAAGTATTAGTGCCAGTGGTATCCGATGTGGCGTTTGCGAAAGAAGTGAGCATCGAAGGGGCTTATCGTGTTTCCGAGTACTCAAATACTGAAGCTGAAGACACCTATAAAATTGGCCTGAATTGGGCCATCAACGATGATCTTCGTTTACGCGCCAACAAATTAACCGCCTTTAGGGCACCAAACCTCGGCGAATTCGCCAGCCCAATTAGTGGATTGTCCCTCGCCTTATTCGATCAAACAAGTGATCAGTTTGTAGCCCGTTTTGCCGGGCGCTATAACGGCGATCCCTGCTTATTAGGCACAGGGGATGCTGCTCAATGTGAACGCTATGGGGCTCCTGAGGTCGGCACACCATTTGACTCTACTACCGCAGAGTATACCTATGGCGGCAACCCGGATATCAAACCAGAGCAGGCCGAATCTGAGACTGTGGGTTTGGTATACACCCCTGAATATATTGAAGGGTTTGATGTTTCAATCGATTATTATCATATTGATATCTCTGATGCCGTAAGCCAAATTCAGCCTGGCGCCGCTTTGCAAAGTTGCTACATTGATAACCCTGATGCTAATAACCCTTTATGCGGCGCAGTATTGCGAGATCCGACGACGGGTTTTATTAGCACTGCCATTGTTAATGACTTCAATTTAGCCGCTATCGAACAAAGCGGTATCGATATCGCCACGAATTACGTTATAGATGCGCCAGATGCTATAGGAGGCACATTCAAATTTAGCTACCAAGGCAATCTAGTCACTAAACAAACTCGCCAAAACAACGCCACCGTGGCGGCCATTGATTGTAAAGGAACATATGGCAGTGCCTGCTCGGGGGATTTTGCTAGTGTGTTGCAGGCAGATTATAAGCACAGAGCGACCCTTGATTGGCATTTGGACAGCATGAACTTTCAACTTGGCTGGAGACGCATAGGCGATGTTGATTACGCCTCTGATCGCTCCACCAGCATTAGTGCACAAGATTACGTTGATTTTGCCGCTTCATGGCAGGCTACCGAACAGCTAGTGTTAAATTTTGGTATCGACAACATGTTTGATAAACAGCCACCAATTCCAGTAGCAGGCGCAAACCACTTTAATACAGTGAGTGATTATGATGTGATAGGCAGAACAATAGGCTTAGCAGTGCGCTACGCTCCTAGTTTGTAA